The sequence AGAGGTCCCTTACCTTATCATAATCAAGTTCTTCAGGGGCATCAGAAGGCAATTCAAGTTGGATGAGGCCAATGACCGAATAATTCAGGATACCCATAAATTCGGAGGCAATACTATCTCCAACCAATTGCCTGCGGTTTTCCTGGATGGTGCGGATTCTTTTGGCCTTGATATACATTTGGTCTGCAATGGAAATAGGCCGATAAACCCGCCATGAAGTACCATAATCTTTTGTTTTATGCAAAAAAATCCGCCTGCATTCCTGGATGTTTTCTTCGTATTGTGTGATTGTTTCAGCCATT comes from Flavihumibacter fluvii and encodes:
- a CDS encoding DUF1599 domain-containing protein, producing MNIFYDYKMAETITQYEENIQECRRIFLHKTKDYGTSWRVYRPISIADQMYIKAKRIRTIQENRRQLVGDSIASEFMGILNYSVIGLIQLELPSDAPEELDYDKVRDLYDEQVARATALMARKNHDYGEAWRDMSQESFTDLILAKLLRIRQILANDGQTLISEGIDANYLDIFNYAAFALILIGEGKHKGFEN